The sequence below is a genomic window from Strix uralensis isolate ZFMK-TIS-50842 unplaced genomic scaffold, bStrUra1 scaffold_293, whole genome shotgun sequence.
CACCCCGCAGTCATCGGGCGACCTGGAGAACGATGAGCAGACGGCCGCCATCCTTTCGGAGCTGGTAGCCACAGCCTGCGGGCTGCGGCTCCAGCGCGGCCACGACCCCCCTTTCAAGCGCCTGTCAGGTGAGCGTGGGCTGTCCCTGGCCCCCACACCACCCCCAAGGTCAAGAGAGTGTCTTCCAGACTGTCCCCAGGGCGATGCCAGTGTCCCTGCAGTCCCCCAGGTCTCTGTGACTGCTGCAACTCCCCAGGGGGATAGTGGTGGCACTGCTGTCCCCGATGTTTTAGGGGTGACCCAAGTTATCCCCCCCGATAGTGGTGGCCCTGCTGTCCCTGGGGCAGCTGTGACCCTCACAGGGTGCCCATGCCGGTGCCCCCACTGCACCCAGAAGAGCCCTGACCACCGTGGTAGCATGCCCAGCACCCGCACCCTGTCCCCGGGGTGGCAGTGCCAGCGTCCCTGTACTCACCCTGTCCCTGCAGTGGTGTTCGGGGAACACTCCCTCCTGGTCACTGTCTCTGGACAGAAGCTCTTCGTGGTGAAGCGGCAGAACCACGTCCAGGAGCCCGTTGCCGTCTGAGAGGTGTCGCCGAGAGGAACGACGGTCCCCTCacccccactgtccccagggcCTCAGGGGAAGAGGGGGGGGCCAGctcccctggccctgctggccccaGGGCCCTGCAGCAACGCCCACTCGTGTCCCTGTCACCTCGAGGACTTTGGGGACTGGTCCTCTGCATCTCTATGGTCCCCAAGGCCACCTGGTGTCCCCTGTGTGCCTCAGGGCTCTGCAGTGTCACCCCCCCACGCACATTGTCCCTCTGTTGAGGCAATAAATTATGTCCTGGTCCCCCTCAGTCTGGCTtccttgggggagggggggataCAGGTCCACTCAGGACAGGGCATGGGGTGAGATGGGGCCTTCACGTAGGAGAGGGGGACGCAGAGCCCTTTGGGGGCTTCCACTCCCTGCGACACCCCAGGTCACCCCAGCATCTCCTGCCCTCCCCCAGTGACAGACTTGTCCCCGTGTCCAGGCCAGCGCTTTATTggcacgcgcacacacacacggacGGTAGCCAGCGcggaaacaaataaataataggGAGTGGAGGTGCCAGCCGTATCAGGAGGCACGGAGacacccctgtccccagcagGGCACGGGGGTTGGCAGTGCAGGACCCGCCTTTGGCTTGGCGCCCTGGGGACTGGTCACAGTGTCCCCCGTGGCCCCAGGGACAGGCCCTGGTCCCTtgttcccccatccctcccccccccaccctagCAGCCAAATTCAAGGCAATGCAGGAAGCTGAAGGGGTGTAAACAGTGCTGGGTCCAG
It includes:
- the LAMTOR4 gene encoding ragulator complex protein LAMTOR4 isoform X1 — translated: MTTALTQGLERIPDQLGYLVISDGAVLASSGDLENDEQTAAILSELVATACGLRLQRGHDPPFKRLSEALRGEAAEPRPGARCRLRGVAERNDGPLTPTVPRASGEEGGASSPGPAGPRALQQRPLVSLSPRGLWGLVLCISMVPKATWCPLCASGLCSVTPPRTLSLC
- the LAMTOR4 gene encoding ragulator complex protein LAMTOR4 isoform X2, whose product is MTTALTQGLERIPDQLGYLVISDGAVLASSGDLENDEQTAAILSELVATACGLRLQRGHDPPFKRLSVVFGEHSLLVTVSGQKLFVVKRQNHVQEPVAV